GGTACACAGTAATTAAAcggttaattttattaaattaatttgatTGTTAATTTGAGTTATGAAAGAGTGCAGATATAGGCAACAAAAATGTAATGAGTAAATTcattaatttcacaaaaaattatgtAGCCCACGATTTGAAGATTGTTGAGAGTATTTTTCTGTATGTAAAGACAATAACATTTAACGTCACTCAGATATATTTATGATAAAAGTAAGCGATGGCTTGCAGCCTCTTGTTAATGTAGAGTACTCATATCTACCTGTACCTGAGTTTTGCTGTAGTATTACTGGAGATGGGCCCAAATAAGAGACTGCAGGATCAAATTTTTGCATTCTTTATTAAAACTTATCAAGAAGAAGTGTAAAAAAACTGTTTCAAGTTTCTTCCATAGTCATTTGTTGCACAGATAATTTCATGTCGGCATATCTCTGCTTATTTTGCCCTCTGACGATAACCAGGAGGCTTGTCTTCCTTTGGTTCCCTGACCCCACTGTTTGCCCCTGCCTCAAGCAGTGCAGTCGCCACATCTAAATGGCCCTCTCTTGCTGCATCGTGCAGTGGCGTCCTCCCTTGAGTATCTCTAGCGTTGGGGTCAGCTGATGCCCCAAGCAGCAGTCGCACCACAGGTGTGTGGCCCTCATATGCAGCCAAGTGCAGAGGTGTGACTTGTCTGTTGTCTCTGGCGTCCACCTCTGCCCCAGCCCCCAGCAGGCACTTCACCGCTTCCAAGTGCCCGCTCTCCGCTGCCCAGTGCAGAGCAGTAGACTCGCACTCTCCTCTTGCCCCCACGTCCGCCCCTGCCGCCACCAGCGCGATGACCTCCTCCATGTCCCAGTCCTCAGCTGCTTCCATCAGCTTGCTGCGGCTTTCCTCTCTGGAAAGGCTGCAGCACGAAACAAAAATTCTCTCAGTACTGCAAGCACACATACCTGACAGAGAAAGCTATCATACAGGGAAAAACTGTTCAAACCTGATATTCTCCTACGATCCAAAAATAGTGTGAAACTGTATTAAGCTACAGAGGTTCTGTTGTATCGCCTTAATCAAATTCATTTAACTATCCATTAAAAATTGCTTTATTCAGTTACTCAAGAAATTATCTTGCCATATTTATTTTCACATTGACTCCTGCAAGTCAGTTCCTGTTACCTGAGGATGCTACTCCATACCAGTCTTTGGTCTACATTGAAATGGATGCTTCTTCCGCAAATATCAGTGCATGCACGTATGCCTGACAACTAATACCATCTCCAGGTATTTAAAGACATTTTTCTGATATGAGGCCAGACAGATCAGTCCAGTTATTT
This sequence is a window from Schistocerca nitens isolate TAMUIC-IGC-003100 chromosome 11, iqSchNite1.1, whole genome shotgun sequence. Protein-coding genes within it:
- the LOC126212670 gene encoding myotrophin-like, whose amino-acid sequence is MCACSTERIFVSCCSLSREESRSKLMEAAEDWDMEEVIALVAAGADVGARGECESTALHWAAESGHLEAVKCLLGAGAEVDARDNRQVTPLHLAAYEGHTPVVRLLLGASADPNARDTQGRTPLHDAAREGHLDVATALLEAGANSGVREPKEDKPPGYRQRAK